In Nicotiana tabacum cultivar K326 chromosome 2, ASM71507v2, whole genome shotgun sequence, the following proteins share a genomic window:
- the LOC107792831 gene encoding uncharacterized protein LOC107792831 isoform X1, giving the protein MEEEKKVKSLKRKRMTGQSFRKWVIQQAQRRKCSENANKKEDHVSEEEHHVTESNRLNEEETIKYAHRVDDQREKHACPSEKNDKKDIEPFRSELRVDRTANCKGSKQDDKIEGESKDCLICKQEGNLLSCAGQGCKRSFHLSCVDPPLSYFPPGPWHCYWCVRRKLKLGVHSVSEGVDSLLDVRECNLGNEVMQKREYLVKYKGLAHVHNRWITEKQLLLEAPAALRRFKKKNKSVSWKTEWSLPHRLLDKRLIAVTDHNNTHVHGIDENDADCHYEWLVKWTGLGYSHATWEVENASFLRSLEAVKLMTNYEIRHQQATKELHPLTEDEKRKADYQELPRPLFGSAPQVHNHLTYINTLRKYWQKGQSAVVIDDQERILKVVLFLLSLPKDIGLPFLIITTSAELPLWEAEFLHWAFSANIVVYKGNKDIRAIIRTLEFHNKQGAIMFQVLLSPYDAIVEDLEMLQPISWGAVIIDQCQGSAMSMLLSQIKVLVSDMRLLIFRQLEGRCDRGFNHSNVLSLLYPEYDKADNDLSYTDPNIDLTEFKERLKRFVAYECNSSTSKFIEYWVPVKLSNEQIEQYCNCLSSNSALLCSRWKNDSPNSLHNILVSTRKCCDHPYLEDRSLRDIVLEGIPVDQHFDAEIKLSGKLEFLYKILREIKQQGQRVLILFRSLGGSGVISIGDILDDFIHRKFGEDSYTRISGEFSRKLKQATLNKFNNEGSGKFACLMETRVCAPSVKLSRIDTIILFNSDWDPTNDLRSLQKIAIYSKLEQIKVLRLYSYFTVEEKALILAKQGMTIDSNIENIKQFHELLTWGASFLFKMLDCFHVQSSQSKRSSDIAALDDVFAELLGLISSNSENSDYNSCSKILKVQQNGGTYPRNISLLGEVEMQLMDDSSFVRGMTNEFPNVFWTSLLHGTVRRWKHLPRLSQGIRRKVRPRVDLCQPSEREQVSEKKGRKEGNKVHLTPEPKLRTKRKLHVQGKRLKLGMSHLSAGNKYKCRRLVTNPSLQCDIDRQGRAAIDKVQSRVGLTMTDQHRKESISMKSNQLPDSNLPASTGRDQAHAFVPIDNHQSHRNCIDSSSHQVLDFMDLQPEELNFPIDSSIQWSTGNLLLQQHTSTGAGNDASMRSRNSQEYQCRPDASPDASELLQSPCPYPLQMEMERILKEREQTTKLHENLNLLLISEYEKELDAIKKKYDLLFEIADTELVQKHKDLDTLYNKVHMNKLLAEAMTQIQNTAWSLEMTEGTGQSSPSRPSRVPAVTAASTQPASQSSNILNYPSLVSEPVNSEQRAADHQISSQNFSMAVIPSQNAELPIVTESAAVPPTSARVTLQTTTSANLPISGSPMTPTRNLQPVILTPFLSTSVPSQLSIQTFSYAASPATSCVLRAPAPHLRHFRPLPTMNSWNSSLLQW; this is encoded by the exons ATGGAGGAGGAGAAAAAGGTGAAAAGTTTGAAGAGGAAGAGAATGACTGGGCAAAGCTTTAGAAAGTGGGTAATACAACAAGCACAACGAAGAAAGTGCTCTG AAAATGCTAATAAAAAGGAGGATCACGTGTCTGAAGAAGAACACCATGTGACTGAAAGTAACCGTCTCAACGAAGAAGAAACCATAAAATATGCACACAG GGTGGATGATCAAAGAGAAAAACACGCTTGTCCATCAGAGAAAAAT GACAAAAAGGACATTGAGCCTTTTAGATCAGAGCTTAGAGTTGACAGGACTGCGAATTGCAAGGGCTCCAAACAGGATGATAAGATTGAAGGTGAATCTAAGGACTGTTTAATCTGCAAGCAGGAGGGAAATCTATT atccTGTGCTGGACAAGGATGCAAAAGGAGCTTCCATCTTTCTTGTGTTGACCCCCCTCTGTCCTATTTTCCACCTGGACCATGGCACTGTTATTGGTGTGTTAGAAGGAAGTTGAAACTAGGTGTTCATTCTGTGTCTGAAGGAGTAGATTCCCTTTTGGATGTCAGAGAGTGTAATTTGGGTAATGAAG TTATGCAAAAGCGGGAGTATTTAGTAAAGTACAAAGGTCTTGCTCATGTTCATAATCGCTGGATTACAGAGAAGCAGCTGCTTCTTGAGGCTCCAGCAGCCCTTAGAAGattcaagaaaaaaaacaag AGTGTAAGTTGGAAAACTGAATGGAGTCTTCCCCATCGTTTACTAGACAAGAGGTTGATAGCAGTTACAGATCACAACAACACTCACGTGCATGGGATTGATGAAAATGATGCAGATTGCCATTATGAGTGGCTTGTGAAATGGACAGGTCTGGGCTACAGTCATGCCACATGGGAAGTGGAGAATGCTTCATTTCTAAGGTCGCTTGAGGCGGTCAAACTCATGACTAATTATGAAATCCGACATCAGCAGGCTACGAAAGAGTTGCATCCTTTGACGGAAGATGAG AAAAGGAAAGCCGACTATCAAGAACTGCCGAGACCTCTATTTGGAAGCGCTCCTCAGGTCCATAATCATCTTACTTATATCAACACTCTTCGTAAATATTGGCAGAAGGGTCAGAGTGCTGTCGTCATTGATGACCAG GAGCGGATTTTGAAGGTGGTCTTATTTCTATTATCCTTGCCCAAGGATATTGGTTTGCCTTTTCTCATAATCACAACTTCTGCTGAACTTCCTCTTTGGGAAGCTGAGTTCTTACATTGGGCATTTTCTGCTAACATTGTTGTGTACAAAGGTAATAAAGATATACGAGCAATTATAAGGACACTCGAGTTTCACAACAAACAAGGTGCCATTATGTTTCAGGTTCTTCTGTCACCTTATGATGCTATTGTTGAG GATCTTGAAATGCTTCAGCCAATAAGCTGGGGAGCAGTAATTATAGATCAGTGCCAGGGTTCTGCCATGTCAATGCTTCTCTCACAAATTAAAGTGCTTGTTTCTGATATGAGATTGCTTATTTTCCGTCAACTAGAG GGTAGATGTGATAGAGGGTTCAATCACAGTAATGTTCTCTCTTTACTTTATCCTGAGTATGACAAGGCCGACAATGATCTGTCGTACACTGATCCCAACATAGACCTAACTGAATTCAAGGAAAGGTTAAAGCGCTTTGTTGCATATGAGTGCAACTCCTCCACATCCAAGTTCATTGAGTACTGGGTTCCAGTCAAACTCTCCAATGAACAAATTGAGCAATACTGCAATTGCCTCTCTTCGAATTCAGCTTTGCTTTGCTCACGTTGGAAGAATGACTCACCAAATTCCCTCCACAACATACTTGTATCTACCAGGAAG TGTTGTGATCACCCTTATCTCGAAGACCGGTCTCTGCGAGACATAGTTCTAGAAGGAATTCCTGTAGATCAGCACTTTGATGCTGAAATTAAACTAAGTGGAAAATTGGAATTCCTCTATAAGATTCTTCGTGAGATCAAACAGCAAGGACAAAGAGTACTCATTCTTTTTCGG TCTCTTGGTGGCTCGGGGGTTATTTCCATCGGGGACATCTTGGATGATTTTATTCATCGAAAATTTGGTGAGGATTCTTATACACGCATTAGTGGGGAATTCAGTCGTAAATTGAAGCAAGCTACCTTGAACAagttcaacaatgagggaagtgGGAAATTTGCTTGTTTGATGGAGACTCGTGTTTGTGCTCCTAGTGTCAAGCTTTCGAGAATAGATACAATTATTTTGTTTAACAGTGACTGGGACCCAACAAATGATTTAAGATCCCTGCAGAAGATTGCAATTTATTCAAAATTGGAGCAAATAAAGGTACTCCGTCTATATTCATATTTTACTGTTGAAGAGAAAGCACTCATTCTTGCAAAGCAAGGTATGACAATTGACAGCAACATAGAGAATATAAAACAATTCCATGAGCTGCTAACTTGGGGTgcctcttttcttttcaaaatgctTGATTGTTTCCATGTACAATCTTCACAATCAAAAAGATCGTCTGACATTGCTGCTTTAGATGATGTCTTTGCTGAATTGTTAGGCCTGATATCTAGTAATAGTGAGAACAGTGATTATAACAGCTGTTCAAAGATATTGAAAGTGCAGCAGAATGGAGGGACTTATCCAAGAAACATATCTCTACTTGGTGAAGTGGAAATGCAACTGATGGATGATTCTTCTTTTGTGAGAGGAATGACGAATGAATTTCCCAACGTTTTCTGGACAAGTCTGTTACATGGAACGGTTCGTAGGTGGAAACACTTGCCTAGACTATCACAAGGGATTAGAAGGAAAGTTAGACCCCGGGTTGATTTGTGTCAGCCATCCGAAAGGGAACAAGTTTCTGAAAAGAAAGGCAGGAAAGAGGGCAATAAAGTTCATCTTACTCCAGAACCCAAGTTAAGGACGAAAAGGAAATTGCATGTCCAGGGAAAGAGACTCAAACTTG GGATGTCTCATCTTTCTGCTGGTAATAAGTATAAATGCAGGCGTCTTGTGACTAATCCCAGTCTGCAGTGCGATATTGACCGGCAAGGTAGAGCAGCTATTGACAAGGTTCAGTCCCGAGTTGGCTTAACCATGACTGATCAGCATCGAAAAGAAAGTATTTCCATGAAATCAAATCAG CTGCCAGATTCCAATTTGCCCGCCTCTACTGGCCGTGATCAAGCTCATGCATTTGTGCCCATTGACAATCACCAGAGCCATAGGAATTGTATTGATTCTTCCAGTCACCAGGTTTTAGATTTCATGGACCTTCAGCCAGAGGAGTTGAATTTTCCAATAGACTCTTCTATTCAGTGGTCTACAGGAAATTTGCTACTGCAACAACATACGAGTACAGGTGCAGGAAACGATGCGAGTATGAGAAGCAGAAACAGCCAGGAATATCAATGTCGTCCTGATGCCTCTCCAGACGCATCTGAGCTGCTTCAATCCCCTTGCCCATACCCACTTCAAATGGAGATGGAGAGGATACTAAAGGAGAGAGAACAAACTACAAAATTGCATGAAAATCTG AATTTGCTCCTGATATCTGAATATGAAAAAGAGCTAGATGCGATAAAGAAGAAGTATGATTTGCTGTTTGAGATTGCTGACACAGAATTAGTTCAAAAGCACAAAGACCTTGATACACTCTACAACAAAGTGCATATGAACAAGTTACTAGCTGAAGCCATGACCCAGATACAAAATACTGCTTGGTCACTAGAGATGACAGAAG GAACTGGACAATCATCACCAAGCAGACCTAGTAGAGTCCCGGCAGTGACTGCTGCATCAACACAACCAGCAAGTCAATCATCAAATATTCTAAACTATCCAAGTTTAGTTTCTGAACCTGTCAACTCAGAGCAACGAGCTGCGGACCATCAAATATCCTCTCAGAATTTTTCAATGGCTGTCATTCCATCTCAAAATGCTGAATTGCCTATAGTGACAGAGTCAGCTGCAGTTCCGCCAACAAGTGCAAGGGTCACCCTGCAAACGACAACCTCTGCTAATCTGCCGATAAGTGGTTCACCTATGACCCCAACACGAAACTTGCAGCCTGTCATCCTCACACCATTTTTATCGACTAGTGTTCCAAGTCAACTCTCGATCCAAACTTTTAGTTATGCGGCGAGCCCTGCAACAAGCTGTGTACTAAGGGCACCAGCTCCACATCTGAGACATTTTAGACCACTGCCAACAATGAATTCTTGGAATTCCAGCCTGTTGCAGTGGTGA
- the LOC107792831 gene encoding uncharacterized protein LOC107792831 isoform X4: MEEEKKVKSLKRKRMTGQSFRKWVIQQAQRRKCSENANKKEDHVSEEEHHVTESNRLNEEETIKYAHRVDDQREKHACPSEKNDKKDIEPFRSELRVDRTANCKGSKQDDKIEGESKDCLICKQEGNLLSCAGQGCKRSFHLSCVDPPLSYFPPGPWHCYWCVRRKLKLGVHSVSEGVDSLLDVRECNLGNEVMQKREYLVKYKGLAHVHNRWITEKQLLLEAPAALRRFKKKNKSVSWKTEWSLPHRLLDKRLIAVTDHNNTHVHGIDENDADCHYEWLVKWTGLGYSHATWEVENASFLRSLEAVKLMTNYEIRHQQATKELHPLTEDEKRKADYQELPRPLFGSAPQVHNHLTYINTLRKYWQKGQSAVVIDDQERILKVVLFLLSLPKDIGLPFLIITTSAELPLWEAEFLHWAFSANIVVYKGNKDIRAIIRTLEFHNKQGAIMFQVLLSPYDAIVEDLEMLQPISWGAVIIDQCQGSAMSMLLSQIKVLVSDMRLLIFRQLESLGGSGVISIGDILDDFIHRKFGEDSYTRISGEFSRKLKQATLNKFNNEGSGKFACLMETRVCAPSVKLSRIDTIILFNSDWDPTNDLRSLQKIAIYSKLEQIKVLRLYSYFTVEEKALILAKQGMTIDSNIENIKQFHELLTWGASFLFKMLDCFHVQSSQSKRSSDIAALDDVFAELLGLISSNSENSDYNSCSKILKVQQNGGTYPRNISLLGEVEMQLMDDSSFVRGMTNEFPNVFWTSLLHGTVRRWKHLPRLSQGIRRKVRPRVDLCQPSEREQVSEKKGRKEGNKVHLTPEPKLRTKRKLHVQGKRLKLGMSHLSAGNKYKCRRLVTNPSLQCDIDRQGRAAIDKVQSRVGLTMTDQHRKESISMKSNQLPDSNLPASTGRDQAHAFVPIDNHQSHRNCIDSSSHQVLDFMDLQPEELNFPIDSSIQWSTGNLLLQQHTSTGAGNDASMRSRNSQEYQCRPDASPDASELLQSPCPYPLQMEMERILKEREQTTKLHENLNLLLISEYEKELDAIKKKYDLLFEIADTELVQKHKDLDTLYNKVHMNKLLAEAMTQIQNTAWSLEMTEGTGQSSPSRPSRVPAVTAASTQPASQSSNILNYPSLVSEPVNSEQRAADHQISSQNFSMAVIPSQNAELPIVTESAAVPPTSARVTLQTTTSANLPISGSPMTPTRNLQPVILTPFLSTSVPSQLSIQTFSYAASPATSCVLRAPAPHLRHFRPLPTMNSWNSSLLQW; this comes from the exons ATGGAGGAGGAGAAAAAGGTGAAAAGTTTGAAGAGGAAGAGAATGACTGGGCAAAGCTTTAGAAAGTGGGTAATACAACAAGCACAACGAAGAAAGTGCTCTG AAAATGCTAATAAAAAGGAGGATCACGTGTCTGAAGAAGAACACCATGTGACTGAAAGTAACCGTCTCAACGAAGAAGAAACCATAAAATATGCACACAG GGTGGATGATCAAAGAGAAAAACACGCTTGTCCATCAGAGAAAAAT GACAAAAAGGACATTGAGCCTTTTAGATCAGAGCTTAGAGTTGACAGGACTGCGAATTGCAAGGGCTCCAAACAGGATGATAAGATTGAAGGTGAATCTAAGGACTGTTTAATCTGCAAGCAGGAGGGAAATCTATT atccTGTGCTGGACAAGGATGCAAAAGGAGCTTCCATCTTTCTTGTGTTGACCCCCCTCTGTCCTATTTTCCACCTGGACCATGGCACTGTTATTGGTGTGTTAGAAGGAAGTTGAAACTAGGTGTTCATTCTGTGTCTGAAGGAGTAGATTCCCTTTTGGATGTCAGAGAGTGTAATTTGGGTAATGAAG TTATGCAAAAGCGGGAGTATTTAGTAAAGTACAAAGGTCTTGCTCATGTTCATAATCGCTGGATTACAGAGAAGCAGCTGCTTCTTGAGGCTCCAGCAGCCCTTAGAAGattcaagaaaaaaaacaag AGTGTAAGTTGGAAAACTGAATGGAGTCTTCCCCATCGTTTACTAGACAAGAGGTTGATAGCAGTTACAGATCACAACAACACTCACGTGCATGGGATTGATGAAAATGATGCAGATTGCCATTATGAGTGGCTTGTGAAATGGACAGGTCTGGGCTACAGTCATGCCACATGGGAAGTGGAGAATGCTTCATTTCTAAGGTCGCTTGAGGCGGTCAAACTCATGACTAATTATGAAATCCGACATCAGCAGGCTACGAAAGAGTTGCATCCTTTGACGGAAGATGAG AAAAGGAAAGCCGACTATCAAGAACTGCCGAGACCTCTATTTGGAAGCGCTCCTCAGGTCCATAATCATCTTACTTATATCAACACTCTTCGTAAATATTGGCAGAAGGGTCAGAGTGCTGTCGTCATTGATGACCAG GAGCGGATTTTGAAGGTGGTCTTATTTCTATTATCCTTGCCCAAGGATATTGGTTTGCCTTTTCTCATAATCACAACTTCTGCTGAACTTCCTCTTTGGGAAGCTGAGTTCTTACATTGGGCATTTTCTGCTAACATTGTTGTGTACAAAGGTAATAAAGATATACGAGCAATTATAAGGACACTCGAGTTTCACAACAAACAAGGTGCCATTATGTTTCAGGTTCTTCTGTCACCTTATGATGCTATTGTTGAG GATCTTGAAATGCTTCAGCCAATAAGCTGGGGAGCAGTAATTATAGATCAGTGCCAGGGTTCTGCCATGTCAATGCTTCTCTCACAAATTAAAGTGCTTGTTTCTGATATGAGATTGCTTATTTTCCGTCAACTAGAG TCTCTTGGTGGCTCGGGGGTTATTTCCATCGGGGACATCTTGGATGATTTTATTCATCGAAAATTTGGTGAGGATTCTTATACACGCATTAGTGGGGAATTCAGTCGTAAATTGAAGCAAGCTACCTTGAACAagttcaacaatgagggaagtgGGAAATTTGCTTGTTTGATGGAGACTCGTGTTTGTGCTCCTAGTGTCAAGCTTTCGAGAATAGATACAATTATTTTGTTTAACAGTGACTGGGACCCAACAAATGATTTAAGATCCCTGCAGAAGATTGCAATTTATTCAAAATTGGAGCAAATAAAGGTACTCCGTCTATATTCATATTTTACTGTTGAAGAGAAAGCACTCATTCTTGCAAAGCAAGGTATGACAATTGACAGCAACATAGAGAATATAAAACAATTCCATGAGCTGCTAACTTGGGGTgcctcttttcttttcaaaatgctTGATTGTTTCCATGTACAATCTTCACAATCAAAAAGATCGTCTGACATTGCTGCTTTAGATGATGTCTTTGCTGAATTGTTAGGCCTGATATCTAGTAATAGTGAGAACAGTGATTATAACAGCTGTTCAAAGATATTGAAAGTGCAGCAGAATGGAGGGACTTATCCAAGAAACATATCTCTACTTGGTGAAGTGGAAATGCAACTGATGGATGATTCTTCTTTTGTGAGAGGAATGACGAATGAATTTCCCAACGTTTTCTGGACAAGTCTGTTACATGGAACGGTTCGTAGGTGGAAACACTTGCCTAGACTATCACAAGGGATTAGAAGGAAAGTTAGACCCCGGGTTGATTTGTGTCAGCCATCCGAAAGGGAACAAGTTTCTGAAAAGAAAGGCAGGAAAGAGGGCAATAAAGTTCATCTTACTCCAGAACCCAAGTTAAGGACGAAAAGGAAATTGCATGTCCAGGGAAAGAGACTCAAACTTG GGATGTCTCATCTTTCTGCTGGTAATAAGTATAAATGCAGGCGTCTTGTGACTAATCCCAGTCTGCAGTGCGATATTGACCGGCAAGGTAGAGCAGCTATTGACAAGGTTCAGTCCCGAGTTGGCTTAACCATGACTGATCAGCATCGAAAAGAAAGTATTTCCATGAAATCAAATCAG CTGCCAGATTCCAATTTGCCCGCCTCTACTGGCCGTGATCAAGCTCATGCATTTGTGCCCATTGACAATCACCAGAGCCATAGGAATTGTATTGATTCTTCCAGTCACCAGGTTTTAGATTTCATGGACCTTCAGCCAGAGGAGTTGAATTTTCCAATAGACTCTTCTATTCAGTGGTCTACAGGAAATTTGCTACTGCAACAACATACGAGTACAGGTGCAGGAAACGATGCGAGTATGAGAAGCAGAAACAGCCAGGAATATCAATGTCGTCCTGATGCCTCTCCAGACGCATCTGAGCTGCTTCAATCCCCTTGCCCATACCCACTTCAAATGGAGATGGAGAGGATACTAAAGGAGAGAGAACAAACTACAAAATTGCATGAAAATCTG AATTTGCTCCTGATATCTGAATATGAAAAAGAGCTAGATGCGATAAAGAAGAAGTATGATTTGCTGTTTGAGATTGCTGACACAGAATTAGTTCAAAAGCACAAAGACCTTGATACACTCTACAACAAAGTGCATATGAACAAGTTACTAGCTGAAGCCATGACCCAGATACAAAATACTGCTTGGTCACTAGAGATGACAGAAG GAACTGGACAATCATCACCAAGCAGACCTAGTAGAGTCCCGGCAGTGACTGCTGCATCAACACAACCAGCAAGTCAATCATCAAATATTCTAAACTATCCAAGTTTAGTTTCTGAACCTGTCAACTCAGAGCAACGAGCTGCGGACCATCAAATATCCTCTCAGAATTTTTCAATGGCTGTCATTCCATCTCAAAATGCTGAATTGCCTATAGTGACAGAGTCAGCTGCAGTTCCGCCAACAAGTGCAAGGGTCACCCTGCAAACGACAACCTCTGCTAATCTGCCGATAAGTGGTTCACCTATGACCCCAACACGAAACTTGCAGCCTGTCATCCTCACACCATTTTTATCGACTAGTGTTCCAAGTCAACTCTCGATCCAAACTTTTAGTTATGCGGCGAGCCCTGCAACAAGCTGTGTACTAAGGGCACCAGCTCCACATCTGAGACATTTTAGACCACTGCCAACAATGAATTCTTGGAATTCCAGCCTGTTGCAGTGGTGA